A window from Drosophila subobscura isolate 14011-0131.10 chromosome O, UCBerk_Dsub_1.0, whole genome shotgun sequence encodes these proteins:
- the LOC117896387 gene encoding tropomyosin-2 isoform X1 produces MDAIKKKMQAMKLEKDNAIDKADTCENQAKDANSRADKLNEEVRDLEKKFVQVEVDLVTAKEQLEKANAELEEKEKLLTSTESEVATQNRKVQQIEEDLEKSEERSTTAQQKLLEATQSADENNRMCKVLENRSQQDEERMDQLTNQLKEARMLAEDADTKSDEVSRKLAFVEDELEVAEDRVRSGEAKIMELEEELKVVGNSLKSLEVSEEKANQRVEEFKREMKTLAIKLKEAEQRAEHAEKQVKRLQKEVDRLEDELGINKDRYKSLADEMDSTFAELAGY; encoded by the exons atGGACGCCATCAAGAAGAAGATGCAAGCGATGAAGCTTGagaaggataatgccattgaCAAGGCAGATACCTGCGAGAATCAAGCGAAGGATGCCAACTCCCGCGCCGACAAACTCAATGAGGAAGTGCGCGATCTGGAGAAGAAGTTCGTCCAGGTTGAGGTCGATTTGGTCACcgccaaggagcagctggagaaggccAACGCtgagctggaggagaaggagaaactGTTGACCTCCACCGAGTCTGAGGTTGCCACCCAGAACCGCAAGGTGCAACAGATTGAGGAGGATCTGGAAAAGTCTGAGGAACGCTCGACCACCGCTCAacagaagctgctggaggccaCACAGTCGGCCGATGAGAACAACCGTATGTGCAAGGTGTTGGAGAACCGCTCCCAGCAGGATGAGGAGCGCATGGACCAGCTGACCAACCAGCTGAAGGAGGCCCGCATGCTCGCTGAGGATGCCGACACCAAGTCCGATGAGGTTTCCCGCAAGCTGGCCTTCGTTGAAGATGAACTTGAGGTCGCTGAGGATCGTGTCCGCTCCGGCGAGGCCAAGATCATGGAGCTTGAGGAGGAGTTGAAG GTTGTCGGCAACTCCCTGAAATCTCTGGAAGTGTCCGAGGAGAAGGCCAACCAGCGCGTGGAGGAATTCAAGCGCGAGATGAAGACCCTGGCCATCAAGTTGAAGGAGGCCGAACAGCGCGCTGAGCACGCTGAGAAGCAAGTGAAGCGCCTGCAGAAGGAGGTCGACAGGCTAGAAG ACGAGTTGGGCATCAACAAGGACAGGTACAAGTCTCTTGCCGACGAGATGGACTCCACATTCGCCGAGTTGGCTGGATACTAA
- the LOC117896387 gene encoding tropomyosin-2 isoform X2, producing MDAIKKKMQAMKLEKDNAIDKADTCENQAKDANSRADKLNEEVRDLEKKFVQVEVDLVTAKEQLEKANAELEEKEKLLTSTESEVATQNRKVQQIEEDLEKSEERSTTAQQKLLEATQSADENNRMCKVLENRSQQDEERMDQLTNQLKEARMLAEDADTKSDEVSRKLAFVEDELEVAEDRVRSGEAKIMELEEELKVVGNSLKSLEVSEEKANQRVEEFKREMKTLAIKLKEAEQRAEHAEKQVKRLQKEVDRLEDRLFNEKEKYKAICDDLDQTFAELTGY from the exons atGGACGCCATCAAGAAGAAGATGCAAGCGATGAAGCTTGagaaggataatgccattgaCAAGGCAGATACCTGCGAGAATCAAGCGAAGGATGCCAACTCCCGCGCCGACAAACTCAATGAGGAAGTGCGCGATCTGGAGAAGAAGTTCGTCCAGGTTGAGGTCGATTTGGTCACcgccaaggagcagctggagaaggccAACGCtgagctggaggagaaggagaaactGTTGACCTCCACCGAGTCTGAGGTTGCCACCCAGAACCGCAAGGTGCAACAGATTGAGGAGGATCTGGAAAAGTCTGAGGAACGCTCGACCACCGCTCAacagaagctgctggaggccaCACAGTCGGCCGATGAGAACAACCGTATGTGCAAGGTGTTGGAGAACCGCTCCCAGCAGGATGAGGAGCGCATGGACCAGCTGACCAACCAGCTGAAGGAGGCCCGCATGCTCGCTGAGGATGCCGACACCAAGTCCGATGAGGTTTCCCGCAAGCTGGCCTTCGTTGAAGATGAACTTGAGGTCGCTGAGGATCGTGTCCGCTCCGGCGAGGCCAAGATCATGGAGCTTGAGGAGGAGTTGAAG GTTGTCGGCAACTCCCTGAAATCTCTGGAAGTGTCCGAGGAGAAGGCCAACCAGCGCGTGGAGGAATTCAAGCGCGAGATGAAGACCCTGGCCATCAAGTTGAAGGAGGCCGAACAGCGCGCTGAGCACGCTGAGAAGCAAGTGAAGCGCCTGCAGAAGGAGGTCGACAGGCTAGAAG ACCGTCTCTTCAATGAGAAGGAAAAGTACAAAGCAATCTGCGACGATTTGGACCAGACATTTGCCGAACTTACTggatattaa